The Gadus macrocephalus chromosome 13, ASM3116895v1 genome includes a window with the following:
- the LOC132470102 gene encoding E3 ubiquitin-protein ligase DTX3L-like isoform X4, which produces MTSTTSQLDREEPTETRDNSNVMNTHSDQGTGSKTSSQDSETNAEVPKGENNSDNQSTGSNTGLLDSEPPDAKEVANGTPQKEDKPVATIHLKVVWPEGDPPRRWEAELQKVLQSWFNNNPKRTVKTECVRLTDQKDGSVSLEITPATGQEDLFTEDTQLTLKDQKTTASVRRLNGGGSFSKKNDQSTGSKTSSQDSDQPDAEEVPNGTLKKKDKTVATIHLKVVWPGGDPPSRWETELQKALQSWFNKHQKSGVTTKCLNLTGQKDGSVRLELIPATGQEDLFTEDTQLTLRDQKTTASVRRLNGGGSAPVTHDNDTPRLFPSAPPEPVSCTVPLVHFWYVNQVYREKMKRIEDENGVHIQKDVKVSFNGDTSAGADPVKALSEFTDLVQSCLGDSTSYSYSHEPGQVDWEKALQLIQQGREKLTLTVSPHEVEVCGPMKSLKTFETISKMQKKILNTPVPGPSSAGEAQGRSQRVSMNFRDPLLSSGLAIDPVHWVVITTLFKTKLAELENRFGVKFCYIQDKVKARAEISKDAVTLEGHALRALLCLYQRVTTSVLSCSLQSQSQSQSHLVEQRLAGLPGVVPDFRGDQLRIIGLPEDLRRAVDHIESDLGRPVFREEDKQRIGHLRYGVDSSGGSDMAGGEPPVRGAPAAEEEEDKCPVCMDQFTNRTTLQCNHALCKECLENLVTKMGPTCPICKAIFGEITGDQPDGSMKYETQRISLPGFRGYGHILIKYEIPHGKQTARHPNPGRPYRGTQRSAYLPDNGEGWEVLRLLQRAFDKRLIFTVGTSRTSGSENQVTWNDIHHKTSIGGGPASFGYPDPDYLRRVKEELKAKGIE; this is translated from the exons ATGACGTCCACCACCAGCCAGCTGGACAGAGAGGAGCCCACTGAAACA AGAGACAATTCTAACGTAATGAATACGCATAGCGACCAGGGTACTGGAAGTAAAACCAGTTCACAGGATTCAGAGACTAATGCCGAGGTTCCTAAAGGG GAAAACAATTCTGACAACCAGAGTACTGGAAGTAATACCGGTTTACTGGATTCAGAGCCACCTGATGCTAAAGAGGTTGCTAATGGG ACTCCCCAGAAGGAGGATAAACCTGTAGCAACCATTCATCTGAAGGTAGTCTGGCCAGAGGGAGATCCTCCACGCAGGTGGGAGGCAGAACTTCAAAAAGTTCTGCAGAGTTGGTTCAACAATAACCCCAAACGCACAGTCAAAACTGAGTGTGTACGTCTAACTGATCAAAAGGATGGAAGTGTGAGTCTGGAGATAACACCGGCTACAG GGCAGGAGGACCTGTTCACTGAGGACACCCAGCTGACCCTGAAGGACCAGAAGACAACAGCCAGTGTGAGGCGTCTTAATGGGGGTGGTTCTTTCTCAAAGAAAAACGACCAGAGTACTGGAAGTAAAACCAGTTCACAGGATTCAGATCAACCTGATGCTGAAGAGGTTCCTAATGGG ACTCTAAAGAAGAAGGATAAAACTGTAGCAACCATTCATCTGAAGGTAGTCTGGCCAGGGGGAGACCCTCCAAGCAGGTGGGAGACAGAACTTCAAAAAGCTCTGCAAAGTTGGTTCAACAAACACCAAAAAAGCGGAGTCACCACCAAGTGCTTAAATCTAACTGGTCAAAAAGATGGAAGTGTGAGGCTGGAGCTAATACCGGCTACAG GGCAGGAGGATCTGTTCACTGAGGACACCCAGCTGACCTTGAGGGACCAGAAGACAACAGCCAGTGTGAGGCGTCTTAATGGGGGTGGTTCTGCTCCAGTAACCCATGACAACGACACTCCTCGGTTATTCCCATCTGCACCACCT GAGCCTGTGAGCTGCACTGTACCGCTGGTCCACTTCTGGTACGTGAACCAGGTCTACAGAGAGAAAATGAAACGCATCGAGGATGAAAACGGAGTTCATATCCAAAAGGACgtgaaggtgtccttcaacGGTGACACCAGCGCTGGAGCAGACCCAGTCAAGGCTCTCTCTGAATTCACCGATCTAGTCCAGTCTTGTTTAGGAGACTCCACAAGCTACTCTTACTCCCATGAGCCCGGTCAAGTGGACTGGGAGAAAGCCCTTCAACTCATCCAGCAGGGTCGAGAGAAGCTCACGCTTACCGTGTCACCccatgaggtggaggtgtgtgggccGATGAAAAGCCTGAAGACTTTCGAAACCATTTCAAAAATGCAAAAGAAAATCCTTAATACTCCGGTTCCTGGTCCGTCATCTGCAGGGGAAGCTCAAGGAAGATCACAAAGGGTCAGCATGAACTTCAGAGACCCTCTGCTCAGCTCTGGTTTAGCAATTGATCCCGTACATTGGGTTGTAATAACTACCCTCTTTAAGACAAAGTTGGCCGAACTTGAAAACAGGTTTGGGGTGAAATTTTGTTACATACAGGATAAAGTCAAGGCAAGAGCTGAAATATCCAAAGACGCCGTTACCCTGGAGGGCCACGCCCTCAGAGCTCTTCTGTGTCTGTACCAGAGAGTGACCACCTCGGTGCTGAGTTGCTCCCtgcagagccagagccagagccagagccaccTAGTGGAGCAGAGACTGGCTGGACTCCCTGGGGTCGTCCCTGATTTCCGTGGGGACCAGTTGAGGATCATCGGCCTGCCAGAGGACCTGCGCCGGGCTGTTGACCACATCGAGAGTGACCTAGGAAGACCAGTCTTCAGGGAGGAGGACAAGCAGAGGATTGGACACCTGAGATATGGCGTTGACTCCAGCGGAGGAAGTGACATGGCAGGGGGCGAACCCCCAGTGAGGGGAGCCCCGGcagctgaagaagaagaagacaagtGTCCTGTTTGCATGGATCAATTTACAAACAGGACAACGCTGCAGTGCAACCACGCGTTGTGCAAAGAATGTCTGGAAAACTTAGTGACAAAGATGGGACCCACCTGTCCGATATGTAAAGCTATTTTTGGAGAAATAACGGGAGACCAGCCTGACGGAAGTATGAAATATGAAACTCAACGTATTTCACTCCCAGGTTTCAGGGGATATGGCCATATATTGATAAAATATGAGATTCCTCATGGAAAACAGACG GCCCGACACCCCAACCCTGGGAGGCCGTATCGTGGCACCCAGAGATCAGCGTACCTCCCAGACAACGGAGAAGGCTGGGAGGTGTTGAGGTTACTGCAGAGAGCCTTCGACAAGAGGTTGATCTTCACGGTGGGGACCTCCCGTACCTCTGGGTCTGAGAACCAGGTCACCTGGAACGACATCCACCACAAGACCAGCATCGGTGGAGGCCCAGCGAG CTTTGGGTATCCAGACCCCGACTACCTTCGGAGGGTGAAGGAGGAACTGAAGGCGAAAGGCATCGAGTGA